One window of Sphingobacteriales bacterium genomic DNA carries:
- a CDS encoding trehalose synthase — MLISSPITTDNNWDTLFEDKALVAHLNEIVFPAYLQERRWFAAKTSTLKQVGIDKLLPFPFPEAKEVYLLVIEVIPDTGLAQQYFLPIMFVYKQDEAQQDPQSLITPIIVNGENGWLADALYSDAFRQQLFFHLLHNDEVNVGNGALKFLKGSVLKQLDDVSDYRPTSKLLGVDQSNTSIVYDNRFFLKIYRRLFRDPNPDSEITYFLTERAGFKYSPRFAGSITWKRKKTYDVSVALMQERIENKGDAWPFMLNHILSFFKRLEEKQIDPESIEQIKLLRPLKISRFSENLIELIGFDVLKSIQLLSLRTAQMHIALSSDMQDVRFTPSDFNGDYTVWLKNRLLYQFDTRCTLVEQSLSRLSGLALEHAREFLRLKTDIINRILSFDELYLTSRRIRIHGDYHLGQVLVTPDNDFCILDFEGEPENTIHDRKVKQSPLKDVAGMLRSFHYAIYATIFNEQSGLTYPRKQLFAAGEKYYAALVAVFMNTYLHTAHKNRLDIGYLPEVKYLLEYCLLEKAVYELGYELNFRPTWAIIPLQGVMQLLKK, encoded by the coding sequence ATGCTTATCTCTTCTCCCATAACCACCGATAACAACTGGGATACTCTGTTTGAGGACAAGGCTTTGGTTGCCCATCTCAACGAAATTGTATTTCCGGCCTATTTGCAGGAACGCCGTTGGTTTGCTGCCAAAACCAGTACTTTAAAACAAGTAGGAATAGATAAGTTGTTGCCTTTTCCTTTTCCTGAAGCTAAAGAGGTTTATTTGTTGGTGATTGAAGTAATACCGGATACCGGTTTGGCGCAACAATATTTTCTCCCTATCATGTTTGTTTATAAACAAGACGAAGCGCAACAAGACCCCCAGTCCCTTATTACGCCGATTATAGTAAATGGCGAAAATGGATGGCTTGCAGATGCCTTGTATTCTGATGCTTTCCGGCAGCAATTGTTCTTCCACCTGCTACACAACGATGAAGTCAATGTAGGAAACGGTGCGTTAAAATTTTTAAAAGGCTCTGTTCTAAAGCAGTTAGATGATGTCTCCGACTATCGCCCGACTTCAAAACTGCTGGGAGTTGACCAAAGCAATACCTCTATTGTCTATGACAACCGGTTTTTTCTCAAAATCTACCGCCGTTTGTTTCGCGACCCGAACCCCGACTCAGAAATCACCTATTTCCTTACCGAACGGGCAGGGTTTAAATATTCCCCCCGTTTTGCAGGCAGCATTACCTGGAAACGTAAAAAAACTTACGATGTGTCGGTCGCTTTGATGCAGGAACGAATTGAAAACAAGGGCGATGCTTGGCCCTTTATGCTCAACCATATTTTGAGCTTCTTTAAGCGGTTAGAAGAAAAGCAGATTGACCCCGAATCAATAGAGCAGATAAAGTTGTTGCGCCCGCTGAAAATAAGCCGGTTTAGTGAAAACCTGATTGAACTGATAGGCTTTGATGTGCTAAAAAGCATTCAACTGCTTTCCCTTCGCACTGCACAAATGCACATTGCGCTTTCGTCCGATATGCAGGATGTCCGGTTTACCCCTTCAGACTTTAATGGAGATTATACAGTTTGGCTTAAAAACAGATTGCTTTATCAATTTGATACCCGTTGCACCTTGGTCGAACAAAGTCTGAGCCGTTTGAGTGGTTTGGCATTAGAGCATGCCCGCGAATTTTTACGACTTAAAACAGATATTATAAACCGTATCCTCAGCTTTGACGAACTGTATCTGACAAGTCGCCGCATTCGCATTCATGGCGATTATCACCTTGGTCAAGTGTTGGTAACGCCTGACAACGATTTTTGTATTCTTGACTTTGAAGGAGAACCTGAAAATACCATTCACGACCGAAAGGTTAAACAATCCCCTCTAAAAGATGTGGCCGGAATGTTGCGCTCTTTCCACTATGCCATATACGCCACTATTTTTAATGAACAAAGCGGTTTAACCTACCCTCGCAAACAACTATTTGCTGCCGGCGAAAAATACTATGCCGCATTGGTAGCTGTTTTTATGAACACATACCTCCATACAGCCCATAAAAACCGACTTGACATTGGATATCTTCCCGAAGTAAAATACCTGTTAGAATATTGCCTGCTCGAAAAAGCAGTTTATGAACTGGGCTATGAACTTAATTTCCGTCCTACCTGGGCTATTATTCCCTTGCAGGGTGTGATGCAGTTGCTTAAAAAGTAG
- the tatA gene encoding twin-arginine translocase TatA/TatE family subunit, which produces MNTLLLFSFPGGGEMILILLIVLLLFGGKKIPELARGLGRGIREFNQAKSTIQNELEEGIDADKDTNTSRTKKADPVIKE; this is translated from the coding sequence ATGAATACGCTGTTGTTGTTTTCTTTTCCGGGAGGAGGTGAAATGATTTTGATTTTATTGATTGTTTTGCTTTTGTTTGGCGGCAAAAAAATTCCCGAACTTGCGCGTGGGTTGGGACGTGGTATCAGAGAGTTTAACCAAGCCAAATCTACCATCCAAAACGAACTAGAAGAAGGGATAGATGCGGATAAAGATACCAACACCTCCCGCACCAAAAAAGCAGATCCGGTTATAAAAGAATAA
- a CDS encoding MBL fold metallo-hydrolase, translating into MIQVESFTFNPFSENTYLLYDQTGECLIIDPGCHNEAERKRLVAFIEKKKLTPVLLINTHCHVDHVAGNRFVADKYNIPLAIHEGEVPVLAFALQSGMLWGFRIDESPKASVYLVPGETLRFGESELEILFTPGHSPASICLYSKQDSFVIGGDVLFRGSIGRTDLPGGSYRTLIKSIEEQLLPLGDEVVVYSGHGPATTIGYERLNNPFLNE; encoded by the coding sequence ATGATTCAGGTAGAGAGTTTTACGTTTAACCCTTTTTCAGAAAACACATACCTCCTTTACGACCAAACCGGTGAATGTTTGATAATTGACCCCGGTTGTCATAACGAAGCCGAGCGCAAACGTTTGGTTGCCTTTATTGAAAAGAAAAAATTAACCCCCGTTTTGCTCATCAACACCCATTGTCATGTTGATCATGTTGCAGGCAACCGGTTTGTTGCCGACAAATACAATATCCCTTTAGCTATTCATGAAGGGGAAGTGCCGGTTTTAGCTTTTGCCTTACAGTCCGGGATGTTGTGGGGTTTTAGAATTGACGAGTCCCCAAAGGCATCCGTATATTTGGTTCCCGGGGAAACCTTGCGGTTTGGAGAATCAGAATTGGAGATTTTATTTACCCCCGGACATTCGCCTGCAAGTATCTGTTTGTATAGCAAGCAAGATTCATTTGTTATTGGTGGAGATGTTTTGTTTAGAGGCAGCATTGGCCGGACCGATTTGCCCGGAGGGAGCTATCGCACACTGATTAAAAGTATAGAAGAACAGCTTTTACCATTAGGAGATGAGGTTGTTGTTTATTCAGGCCATGGTCCGGCTACTACCATAGGTTATGAGCGATTGAACAACCCGTTTTTGAACGAGTAG
- a CDS encoding DUF1648 domain-containing protein has translation MTERPKLNIPLSTFDFIVNSLSFLALTAIWIAVILNYSSLPDLIPVHFNAAGQPDSFGQKYHILVLPVIASLLSIGLTLLCRSPHLLNYPVNITNENALYQYTIAIKTIRYLRLIIILIFGYLAFKIIQQANGQSDGLGVWFLPVILGLIFIPSGYFLVQLTKTKS, from the coding sequence ATGACCGAACGACCAAAATTAAATATTCCGCTTTCGACATTCGATTTTATAGTAAACTCCCTCAGTTTTTTGGCTTTAACCGCAATTTGGATTGCTGTTATCCTGAATTACTCCTCATTGCCTGACCTAATTCCTGTTCATTTTAATGCTGCCGGACAACCTGATAGTTTCGGTCAAAAATATCATATACTTGTTTTGCCGGTAATTGCATCTTTGCTAAGTATCGGGTTAACCCTGTTATGCAGATCTCCACACCTTTTAAATTATCCGGTCAACATAACAAACGAAAACGCCCTTTACCAATACACCATTGCGATCAAAACCATCAGATATTTAAGACTGATTATTATTCTGATTTTTGGATATTTAGCTTTTAAAATAATTCAGCAGGCAAACGGACAATCAGATGGCCTCGGAGTTTGGTTTTTACCTGTAATTTTAGGGTTGATCTTTATTCCGTCGGGTTATTTTTTAGTTCAACTGACAAAGACTAAATCATAG
- a CDS encoding dihydrofolate reductase — translation MNTEPFTITVHMVASLDGYIAKKDNSVSWFETTDHYEYGVEDDSTEDFLKSADCFVMGSNTYEHALELSVDYGWVYGEVPTIVVTHRNLPVERKSVELFAGDLQQLVNERLKPHYRNVWVVGGAKLVSEFIRSGLADEIRYYVLPVILGDGVPFFENFEREYPLHLKGIKAFKSGLLELRYEIRK, via the coding sequence ATGAATACCGAACCATTTACCATTACCGTCCACATGGTGGCGAGTCTTGACGGTTATATCGCCAAAAAAGATAACAGCGTATCGTGGTTTGAAACGACCGATCATTACGAATACGGGGTTGAGGACGATTCAACGGAAGATTTTTTAAAGTCCGCCGATTGTTTTGTGATGGGGTCAAACACCTACGAACATGCGCTCGAGTTATCAGTAGATTATGGTTGGGTTTATGGAGAAGTACCGACCATTGTTGTAACCCATAGAAATCTGCCGGTCGAAAGAAAGAGTGTGGAATTGTTTGCGGGTGATTTGCAACAGTTGGTCAACGAACGCTTAAAACCCCATTATCGGAATGTTTGGGTAGTAGGAGGAGCAAAACTCGTTAGTGAATTTATCCGGTCAGGATTGGCAGACGAAATCAGGTATTATGTTTTACCGGTTATTTTGGGAGACGGCGTGCCGTTTTTTGAAAATTTCGAACGAGAATATCCATTACATCTAAAAGGGATAAAAGCCTTTAAAAGCGGATTGTTGGAACTAAGGTATGAAATCAGAAAATAA